The DNA sequence CCGCCGGGGGCCCGCATCAGTCGTCCTCGCGGTTCACCGTGTCGGGGCTGAACGCCGGCACGCAAATCGACCAGTATTCGCACTCCTCATCGAAGGGGTTGGCGTAGCGTACCCGGGCCCCGCCCTTGATGAGCAGGGCCTGCCCGGCGCGCAGCTCCACGGTGTCGCCGTCGATTTCGAACCGTTTGCGGCCGCGCACCACAATGGTGATTTCGTCGAACGTGGGCGTTTGGTAGGGCTCGCTCCAGTGGGGCGGGGCCACCATGTGGGCTAGGCTGTAGGCGGCCGTGCCGGTGCTGGCCTGGCCCACGTGCTCCTCAATGAGCTTGCCGTCGGTGGTGGGCACCACGAAGGGCGCGGGGTTGAGGACGTAGCGTTTTTCGGTAGCCATAAAGGGCATCGGTGAAGAGGTTAGTTTTTCAATTTGTCCAGCCATTCAAACAGGCGGGAATGGTATTTCCAGACGAAAAAGTACGGCGTTTGGACTGCTCCGAACCGCACTCGCATCCGCGCGACGCCCGGTAGCATGCTGCCCTCAAAATCGAAACAGTTGAGCCCCAGTACTTCGGCGGCGTAGCAGATGCACGTCCAGGCCAGTAAAATGCCCGCGCCGCTGGCTCGCAGCGCGGGGTCGTCGCCGGTCAGGTGGTAGTAGGCTGTAGTAGCATCCCAAATCAGGTAAGCCACCGAGTGCACCCGGCCCTGGGTATCGACGGCAAAAAATAGCTGCCGGGCCCCTTGCGCCGCCAGGGCCCCGTCGAGCCGCTGGAACTGCGCTTCCGAGTACGGCACGGCCAGGCCCTGGCGCGCGAAGCTCAACCGGTTCACCGCCCAAAAAGTGGCTAGCCCCAGGTCGTGCACCACGCGCACCTTGCGCCGCGCCCGCCGGATGTCGCGCCGGATGCCCTGGTGCAGCCCGGCCTCCACCCGCGCCAGGTCGCGCAGGGGCCCCAGGCGGTAGGTATAAGCTGTGGTGTGGCCGAAGCCCTGCCCGCGCAGCAGCTGCCTGTCGGTGAGCGTGGGGTAGCAGTTTTGCTTAAAGGCAGCCAGCGGCGGTAGCTGGGCCAGTAGCGCCGTCAGCGCGGCCGCTTCGCGGGGCGGATCGGCACGCAGCTCGGGCAGCAAATAGGGCCCTAGCCACTTCACAAAGGGCGGCATGGTGGCGTAGCGCCAGGGCCCCCGCCGCTTGTGGAAATAGGGCCAGGCGGCCACCACGCGGCCGTTTTCGCGGGCCAGTACCGCATCCCAGGCGCCGCCCGCAGCGCAGGCGTCGAGGTACCACGGCTGGGCAAACACCGGCAGGTCGGGGGCGGTGCGGCAGAAGGTGCGGTAGTCGGCGTGGGCGGGCATGGGGCGGGGGCGGGGCGAAAATACGCGCCACCGGGCACAGGCCCGTAAAATTTGCGGCCACTATCTCAACCCTCGCCGCGCCGTAGCGTATTAGGCTCTGACACACCCCGCCGGGGCCCCGGGCCCGCGGCTTCTTCACGATTCTTTCACTCTCTTTCATTCCTTCCCCATGTCGTACCAAGAAGAAGACAACAACGCCGGCAAAATCCTCCTCGCTGCCCTCGCCGGTGCCGGCGCTGGCATCATCGCCGGCATCCTGCTGGCCCCTGACAAAGGTTCGAACACCCTCGAAAACTGGAAAGGCGCTGCCACCAAGTACAGCGGCCAGCTGGGCGAGCAAGCCACCAAAATTAGCTCGGACCTCGAAGCCAAATTCAAAGAGTATTCGGACAAGCTCGAAGATATGACCGGTGCCGGTGGCCTACGCCTGCAAGGCAACTGGGATGAGCTGAAAGGCAAACTGAAGCAGCAGTACGCTCAGCTCACCGACGAGGACCTGGTCTTTGCCGAAGGCAAAGGCGACGAGCTCATTGGCAAGCTCCAAGACAAACTCGGCAAAGGCAAAGCCGAAATTATCAAAATGCTAAACGACCTAAAAGCCTAAGTGCTTTTTAATTAGTTAGTTTGAAAAGCCCCGTGCCACCCAGCACGGGGCTTTTTTCATCGCCGATTTCGACTGACTAACCGTGATTTCGCTGGTTCCTGGCAAGCTGGAGAACGGGTTTTGACGGTGGCTTTTGACCGGCTATTTTCTTTGGATTATTATGAACGACGACAAAGGCAAAGTGATCTTCTCGCTGCTGGTCGGCGCCACGGCCGGCATCGTGGCCGGCCTGCTGCTGGCGCCCGAAACCGGCGACGACGCCCGCTCCCAAATTCGTGAGTCGGCCACTAAGTGGGCTGACGACCTGAAAAAGCGCGCCCAACGGGCCCTGGGCCAAACCCCCGCGGTCCCCGCGCCCGGCACCGGCGATCAGGCCGCCGCCGACGCCCTCCTGCGCTCGATGAGCCAGGAAGCGGCCGAGGCCCTCGATTGAGCGGGCCTCCGCAAAAAAAATAGTACAACTGCGCAACCCTGCCTCAGCAACTGCGTAATACTCTCTACAACAGCTTTAAAAGAAGGCTGCCCGCGCTATTCGTAAAATTGCCGGTCGTAGGAGCTTCTATTGAAATTGGTCAAACACTTCAGTAGCAAAATCAGACGTACCCATCGCAAACTTCCCATAGCTAAAGCTGCCCCATTGGTTAAGCTGACGTAAAAAGGCCCGCACGATTCGTCGTGCGGGCCTTTTTTGCGTTCTGCGCTCGGGCTAGTCCAGCTTTTCGGCCTTCATCTGCGGGAAAAACAACACGTCCTGGATGGATTTGGAGTTGGTCATGATCATGCTCAGGCGGTCAATGCCGATGCCCAGGCCGGCCGTGGGCGGCATCCCGTACTCCAGGGCCCGCAGGAAGTCTTCGTCGAGCACCATCGCCTCCACGTCGCCGCGCTTGCCCAGCTCCAGCTGGTCCTCGAAGCGCTTGCGTTGGTCAATTGGGTCGTTCAGCTCGGAGAAGGCGTTGCAGATTTCCTTGCCGTTGCAAATGGCCTCGAACCGCTCCACCAGGCCCGGGTGGTCGCGGTGCTTCTTGGCCAGCGGCGACATTTCCACCGGGTAGTCGGTGATGAAGGTAGGCTGGATGAGCTTGGGCTCCACGTATTCCCCGAAAATCTCGTCGATGATTTTGGACTTGCCCATGCTGGGGTCCAGCTTCACGTGCAGCGTGTCGGCCACGGTGCGCAGGGCCGCCTCGTCCAGGGCCCCAATGGCGTGGCCGGTGAACTTCTCGATGGCCTCGAACATCGTCAGGCGCTGCCAGGGGCGCTGGAAGTTGATGACGTTTTCGCCCACCTGCACCTCGGTTTTGCCGTGCAGCGTCATGGCCACGCGCTCCACCATTTCCTCCACCAGGTCCATCATCCAGTTGTAGTCCTTGTAGGCCACGTACAGCTCCATCTGGGTGAACTCGGGGTTGTGGAACCGCGACATGCCCTCGTTGCGGAAGTCCTTGCTGAACTCATATACGCCGTCGAACCCGCCCACAATCAGCCGCTTGAGGTACAGCTCGTTGGCAATGCGCAGGTACAGCGCCATGTCCAGCGTGTTGTGGTGCGTTTTGAAGGGCCGTGCCGCCGCGCCGCCGTACAGCGGCTGCAAAATCGGCGTTTCCACCTCCAGGTACCCTTTGTCGTTCAAGAAGTTACGCATAGACTGCACCAGCTGCGTCCGCTTGATGAAGGTGTCGCGCACGTGGGGGTTCACTACTAAGTCTACGTAGCGCTGGCGGTAGCGCTGCTCGGGGTCCGTGAAGGCGTCGTACACAACTTTCTCGCCGGTGGCCTCGTCCACTTTTTCCTTCACCACGGGCAGGGGGCGCAGGGCCTTGGCCAACAATTTTAGCTCCGTCACGTGGATGGACGTTTCGCCCACCTGCGTCACGAACACGCGGCCCTTCACACCGATGAAGTCGCCCAGGTCGAGCAGCTTCTTGAATACGTTGTTATACAGCGTCTTATCATCGCCAGGGCATATTTCGTCGCGGTTGATGTAGAGCTGAATGCGGCCCGAGGTGTCCATCAGCTCCGCAAACGAGGCCTTGCCCATCACGCGCTGCGACATCAGCCGGCCCGCCAGGCTCACTTCCTGGAAGTTATTGAGCTCGGGGTGGTAGTTGTCGAGGATTTCCTTGGCGTAAAACGTCACGTCGAACAGCTCCGACGGGTAGGCTTCCACGCCCAGCTTTTCCAGCTCTTCGAGCTTATGGCGACGCTGGAGTTCTTGTTCGCTTAAATGAATCACGGATTTTGCGGATTAAGGCGGATTTTTCGGATTTTGGGGACGGCAGCCGGGGTTCTGTGGCCGCTAGGGCCCCACGCCCAGGGCTCTAGCGGGCAGGCAGGCGGCGGGGTAATGCCGCCGTAAAAGTAGCCAATGAAAAAGCCGCTCCTAAAAGAGAGCGGCTTTTCAGTAATAAAACTCCGGTAAGCGCGACTGGTTCGCTCGTCAAAAATAATATTGCGAACGGTCGTTCCCAGAATCTGCAAAATCCGTCCCTAATCCGCAAAATCCGTGATTTAGGCGGCCATGCGGTAGGTGGGGGCCTCCACCGCCACAGCCGGGGCCGTGGGCGGCGTGGGGGCCAGCACGGGCTCGACGCGGGTGCGCAGGCGCTCCTGCACAAAGCCGGCCTGCAAGTGCGCGGGCAGCTCGGCCACTAGTTGGCGGTAGCGCTCCAGGCCCAGGGCCTTGGCCACGTAGGTTTCGTGGATGCCGTTGAGGTAGCTCACAATGTTGAGCAGCGAAGCGTGGAAGAGCTTAAAGTCAATGTCGGCCTCCACATAGCGCTCAATCTCGCGGCTGCTCTGCGAGATGCGCAGGCGGCCCAGCAAGTCGAAGATGGTGGTGTAGCCCAGCCGCCAGGTAATCTGCTGCCAATGCGCGCTGGTCCACTTGTCGAGGGGCCGGCCAGTTTTCTGGCTACGGATGGCCGTGTTGGGGTTGGCCTGCACCTGGGCGCGGGTCCACTGAGCCTTCATCTTGCGCGTGGTGCGCAGGAACTGGCCGATCTGGGCCTGGGCGTCAATCCCTTTACTGGCAATGTGCAGCCCGGCCTTGTAGCCCGCCAGCGGCAGCCGGTGAATGCTGAAGTCGCCGTAGGCCCCCGCGGCGTAGAACGAGACCGGGCGCGGGTAGGCGTTCTTCACCACCAGCCGGCCTACCTCGCGGCGCACCAGCTGGTTGTTGTTGCTGCGCACGCCGGTGGTGTACAGGAAAGCCTGGAGGCCCGAAAGAATGGCGTGGTAAGCCTGCGGGAACGTCCAGTGCAGGGCGTTGCGCAGGAAATTGTCGTCGCCCAGCTCAGCCGTGGCGCGCAGGGCGTACTCCGTGCTCCAGCACGTGTGCAGCAGCTTAGTGAGGGCCCC is a window from the Hymenobacter nivis genome containing:
- a CDS encoding CsbD family protein, whose product is MSYQEEDNNAGKILLAALAGAGAGIIAGILLAPDKGSNTLENWKGAATKYSGQLGEQATKISSDLEAKFKEYSDKLEDMTGAGGLRLQGNWDELKGKLKQQYAQLTDEDLVFAEGKGDELIGKLQDKLGKGKAEIIKMLNDLKA
- a CDS encoding YtxH domain-containing protein; amino-acid sequence: MNDDKGKVIFSLLVGATAGIVAGLLLAPETGDDARSQIRESATKWADDLKKRAQRALGQTPAVPAPGTGDQAAADALLRSMSQEAAEALD
- a CDS encoding cupin domain-containing protein gives rise to the protein MATEKRYVLNPAPFVVPTTDGKLIEEHVGQASTGTAAYSLAHMVAPPHWSEPYQTPTFDEITIVVRGRKRFEIDGDTVELRAGQALLIKGGARVRYANPFDEECEYWSICVPAFSPDTVNREDD
- a CDS encoding GNAT family N-acetyltransferase, which encodes MPAHADYRTFCRTAPDLPVFAQPWYLDACAAGGAWDAVLARENGRVVAAWPYFHKRRGPWRYATMPPFVKWLGPYLLPELRADPPREAAALTALLAQLPPLAAFKQNCYPTLTDRQLLRGQGFGHTTAYTYRLGPLRDLARVEAGLHQGIRRDIRRARRKVRVVHDLGLATFWAVNRLSFARQGLAVPYSEAQFQRLDGALAAQGARQLFFAVDTQGRVHSVAYLIWDATTAYYHLTGDDPALRASGAGILLAWTCICYAAEVLGLNCFDFEGSMLPGVARMRVRFGAVQTPYFFVWKYHSRLFEWLDKLKN
- the lysS gene encoding lysine--tRNA ligase: MIHLSEQELQRRHKLEELEKLGVEAYPSELFDVTFYAKEILDNYHPELNNFQEVSLAGRLMSQRVMGKASFAELMDTSGRIQLYINRDEICPGDDKTLYNNVFKKLLDLGDFIGVKGRVFVTQVGETSIHVTELKLLAKALRPLPVVKEKVDEATGEKVVYDAFTDPEQRYRQRYVDLVVNPHVRDTFIKRTQLVQSMRNFLNDKGYLEVETPILQPLYGGAAARPFKTHHNTLDMALYLRIANELYLKRLIVGGFDGVYEFSKDFRNEGMSRFHNPEFTQMELYVAYKDYNWMMDLVEEMVERVAMTLHGKTEVQVGENVINFQRPWQRLTMFEAIEKFTGHAIGALDEAALRTVADTLHVKLDPSMGKSKIIDEIFGEYVEPKLIQPTFITDYPVEMSPLAKKHRDHPGLVERFEAICNGKEICNAFSELNDPIDQRKRFEDQLELGKRGDVEAMVLDEDFLRALEYGMPPTAGLGIGIDRLSMIMTNSKSIQDVLFFPQMKAEKLD